The Corynebacterium felinum DNA segment TAATGACTGTTGTGCCCGCATCCGATAGGAACACTGTTGGTGAGATTCCCCGCACCCCACAGGTGCGCCTTGTACGTTCTCCGTTTGTCGACGTTCGGCGCGAGTGGAAAAACGACCTCTACCTGAACCAGGAAGGTCTGTGGCGACTTACTGGTGTAGCCGGGTCTGGGGTATCGAGTCTTGTGCTTGATTCTGTTGCGCGACGGATCGAACAAGGTGAAGATCCCGAGAATATCATTGTGATCGCTGCCAGCAAAGATGCGGCGGCACGACTTCGCGCGGGGCTCGTGCGGAGAGTGGCACATCAGCATTATTCCTCCGCTGCAACCATCGTGCGGTCTGTCCACTCCTTGGCATTTGCGCTGTTGCGCAAAAAGTCAGATCAAGCCCTGCGTCTGATTACCGGTGCCGAGCAAGATGCGGTGATCCGTGAGCTGCTCCACGGCGATATCGAATTAACTCAGGCACGACGGTGGCCTGCCGATTGCCGCGAAGGCGTGGGCATGGTGGGATTTGCGCGAGGATTGCGTGATTTTTTGCTGCGTGCAGTTGAGCGAGGACTAGGCCCACAAGATTTAGAAGAACTGGGGCAGACTTATCACCAACCAATGTGGACTGCTGCGGGTAGTTTTCTGCGGGAATACGAGCAAACCATGGCGTTGGGGCAGACTCATTCGCTTTCCGCATCCGAGCTGGTGAGTTTGGTGTTGGAGCACGATTTAGGTGATAGTCCGTGGTCTGCGGTGTTTGTCGATGACGCTCAGCATTTCGATCCAAAATCAGCGGAGTTCGTTGGGCAGTTACTTAAAAATGCGCATTTTGGTGTGATCGCCGGGGACCCAGAGCAATCCGTGTTCCGATTCCGTGGCGCCCGCCCAGATTTTCTTCGTTCCTTCCCCGTAGACCACGAACTGCATCTGTCTGCCTCACACCGGGTGGTGCCAGGAGCACATAAACCCGGTGTGCGCTTTGAACTGTGTCATTCGGTGGGAAGCTTGCATGAACACGTGGCGGACACAGTACGAAGGGCAGCATTGCTTGACGGTGTTGCGTGGAATGACATTGCTGTCGTTGTGCGCAGCTCAAGCGATATTGCGCCACTGCGTCGTGCGTTGTTGGCGGCAGGTGTTCCGGTACACATTGATGCCACGGCGATTGTCTTAAGCCAGCAGCCAGTTGTGTCGTCGTTGCTGATGGCGGTGCGCGCGGCTCGTGAAAGCATTAGTTACAGCGAACTGGAAGAGCTCGCCATCGGCCCTATTGGTGGTGCCGATCCTGTGACCTTGCGACGTTTGCTGCGCGGTCTTCGTCTAGCGGAACTGCGTCGCACAAAAGCAGTGGAATTATCGTTCCAGCAACCTGAGCCGATTCGACGCGCCATTGAAGTGCTGGCGCAGCTGTGTCTTGAACCCAACCCAGACCCCGATTTAGTGGAGATCGTCGAAGAGATCCTTTCCCCGCGTGAGCACGATATTCTCAACCGAATCCGGCAAGTCATTGTTGCAGGTCGTATTGATGGCTCTGTGGAAGAAATCTTGTGGTCAATCTGGGCTGCAACCGGTTTAGGCGAGCATCTTCTTGCAGTCAGTCTGCGGGGCGGGGCTACAGGATCGCAAGCAGATCGTGACCTTGATGCAGCCATGGCGCTTTTCGACGCCGCCGGCGACTTTGCCGAACGTCGCCCCACCGCGAGCATCGACTCATTTGTCGCCCACATCCGTGAGCAAGAACTGCCCACCGGTGTGCGCGACCGTCGCGTAGCAACACCACAAGCCGTCAACCTTCTCACCGCCCACGCCACGAGTGGGCAAGAATGGCACACCGTGGTCATTGCGGGAGTACAAGAATCCAGCTGGCCCTCACTTGGGGAAACAGGTGGACTTTTCGGGCAGGAAGAACTCGTCGATCTCATCGACGACGGCATTGAACCAGGCACACCGATCTCGCGAGTCTCCGAAAGAGTCAAGGAAGAAAAACGTCTCTTCCACATGGCAACCACCCGAGCAACCAAACAGTTAGTCATCGCAGCCGTCGACGCCCCCGATGCCAACGACGTGCAAGAACCCTCACGTTTCCTCCGCGACTACCTCGATGCGCACACTGAACCGGATACGAAAGACTTAACGCCTCACCCAGCTGACAGCGATGATCACAGCGCAGACAAGACGGCGTCGATAAGCGAAAGCACAGAAGAAAACACCTACCGTCGACTTCTGTCAGTACCTGCAATCGTGGCCGAATTACGGCGAGTACTGACCGATCCCCACAGCACCAAGGAACACAAAACCCAAGCCAGCCGACAACTCGCACGCCTTGCCACTGCAGGCGTTAACGGGGCACACCCCGAAGAATGGTGGGGAGTGGGGGGAAGCAGCACCTTAGCCGAACTGAACATTACAACACTGTCTCCTTCACGAATCGACATGGGACTACACTGCCCGCTGCGTGCTGTTCTCGGCACCATCGTGGAAGAAAAACAAACCCCAGTACCCCTGATGAAAGGCACCCTTCTGCATGCCTTCGCCGAAGCAATCGCCAACGGTGCCAACACCGACGAAGCCATGGACAAAGTAGTCCACGCCTACACCCGCATTCAAGAACTACCCGACTGGAAAAAAGACTCCGAACTTAAGCTGTGGCGCGATACACTCCACGCCACAGCCACCTGGATATCGAATAGCCGCGGACGATTCGAAACAGCCGGAGTTGAAGTGCAAGCCACAGTCGAAGTAGCCGACGGAGTTGTGATTAACGGACGCATCGACCGGCTGGAAAAAACCGCAGACGGCAGCTTTCATATCATCGACTTCAAAACCGGCAAACAAGCAGTCACCGCCGAAGAAGCCAATAAACACCCCCAGTTGCTGGCCTACCAGCTTGCTGTGCACCACGGGCATTTTGATGGGACAAAAATCCGCACCGCCACCAACGCAGAACACAGCAGTATTGATGGTGCCAGCCTAATCTACGTGGAACAACACAACAGCAAAGGGATAACGATACGAACCCAAGCAAAGAAAACAGAAGCGGAACTACAAGAATTCGCCGATAGTCTCCCACCTTTAGTGCAGCAGCTCAAAGGGCCCAAACTCTATGCTAGGGAATCGCCCAAATGCAATGGCTGCATGCTCCAAAGCATTTGCCCTGCCAAAGTTGCAGGCAAACAAACGCCCCATCCGACATCTTTGAGCACCTAAGAAGAACGCCACCTGTCCTTAGTCCACAATGAGGGCGTACAACCTTAAGCTTTGCCGACCTCTTTTTTGAAGGTAAACATGAACGTAAACTTTTCGCACACACACGCCGGTATGACAGGTCACAGCAGCATCCGCGTTGATCCTGTCACCCTTGCTGGAATGCTGGGGCAAAAATTCCCGCCCACCGAGCAACAAGCAGAGGTCATCGCAGCCG contains these protein-coding regions:
- a CDS encoding ATP-dependent DNA helicase, whose translation is MTVVPASDRNTVGEIPRTPQVRLVRSPFVDVRREWKNDLYLNQEGLWRLTGVAGSGVSSLVLDSVARRIEQGEDPENIIVIAASKDAAARLRAGLVRRVAHQHYSSAATIVRSVHSLAFALLRKKSDQALRLITGAEQDAVIRELLHGDIELTQARRWPADCREGVGMVGFARGLRDFLLRAVERGLGPQDLEELGQTYHQPMWTAAGSFLREYEQTMALGQTHSLSASELVSLVLEHDLGDSPWSAVFVDDAQHFDPKSAEFVGQLLKNAHFGVIAGDPEQSVFRFRGARPDFLRSFPVDHELHLSASHRVVPGAHKPGVRFELCHSVGSLHEHVADTVRRAALLDGVAWNDIAVVVRSSSDIAPLRRALLAAGVPVHIDATAIVLSQQPVVSSLLMAVRAARESISYSELEELAIGPIGGADPVTLRRLLRGLRLAELRRTKAVELSFQQPEPIRRAIEVLAQLCLEPNPDPDLVEIVEEILSPREHDILNRIRQVIVAGRIDGSVEEILWSIWAATGLGEHLLAVSLRGGATGSQADRDLDAAMALFDAAGDFAERRPTASIDSFVAHIREQELPTGVRDRRVATPQAVNLLTAHATSGQEWHTVVIAGVQESSWPSLGETGGLFGQEELVDLIDDGIEPGTPISRVSERVKEEKRLFHMATTRATKQLVIAAVDAPDANDVQEPSRFLRDYLDAHTEPDTKDLTPHPADSDDHSADKTASISESTEENTYRRLLSVPAIVAELRRVLTDPHSTKEHKTQASRQLARLATAGVNGAHPEEWWGVGGSSTLAELNITTLSPSRIDMGLHCPLRAVLGTIVEEKQTPVPLMKGTLLHAFAEAIANGANTDEAMDKVVHAYTRIQELPDWKKDSELKLWRDTLHATATWISNSRGRFETAGVEVQATVEVADGVVINGRIDRLEKTADGSFHIIDFKTGKQAVTAEEANKHPQLLAYQLAVHHGHFDGTKIRTATNAEHSSIDGASLIYVEQHNSKGITIRTQAKKTEAELQEFADSLPPLVQQLKGPKLYARESPKCNGCMLQSICPAKVAGKQTPHPTSLST